CTGCGTGCCGCGGCGAAGTCGGGCGTGGTCGTGTCCTGCATCACCCAGGCCGCTCGGCTCGGACTGTGGACGTTCGATGAGCCGGTCTCGCACGTCGCGGCTCCTCCGCACGCGGGACGGATCCTCGTGGCGGACGGGACTCGGGTGCACAGGGCGATTCCGCTGGTTCCGCGCCATCCTGATGCCCTCGACGACCCGGTGGAGAACGTCCTCGCTCTCGTCGCGGCATGCCGGCCGCGTGAAGCCGCGCTCGTCGTGTTCGAGTCGGCGCTGCGGATGCAGATGATCGACGCCGAGGCGTTCGCCCGCCTTCCGTTGACCGCCACCGCGAGGTCCGTGCTGGAAGCGGCGTCGCCCTTCTCCGACTCAGGCCTCGAAACACTCGTCGTGCCGCGGTTGCGGTGGCTCCGGCTCCGCATCGTGCCGCAGGCCTGGATTGCCGGTCATCGCGTGGACTTCCTCATCGGCGATCGCCTCGTGCTCCAGATCGATGGCGGACATCACGTGGGCGCTCAGCGCGAGGCCGACATCCGGCATGACGCGCGGCTCACGCTCATGGGTTTCCATGTCCTCCGCGTCGGGTACGCCCAGGTCGTGCACGATTGGCCCTCGGTGCAGCACGACATCATGCGCGCGGTCGCTCAGGGCCTGCACCGTTCCCGCTGAGCACCGGTGCATCGTGTCCGGGCCGCATCTGCGCGGGTCGCCGGCGCGGGGTGATGTGCGCGGGCGCAGGGAGGGGGCGCAGGACGCACCCAGCGGAGGAGATGCGCTCAGCGGAGGGCGTCACCTCCCTCTACCTCCTCCGCTCGTGGGATCTCCTCCGCTCGTCGCGCACACGCGGACGGGATCTCCTCCGCTCGTCGCGCACACGTCGGCGGGAGCCCTCGGAGGGCGAGCGAAGCGCCCCGAATCCGGACGGGCATCGACACCCTCCCGCGCAGGTAGGCTGTTGCCGTGGCCGCACCCTCCCACGACCCCTACGCCGCAGCAGGTGTCGACACCGCTGCCGGCGATCTGGCCGTCGAGCTGATGAAGTCCGCCGTCCGACGCACCCATGGACCCGAGGTCCTGGGCGGAGTGGGCGGCTTCGCCGGTCTCTTCGACGCGAGCGCCCTCCTCGGCTACCGCCGGCCGCTGCTCGCGAGCAGTACCGACGGTGTCGGCACGAAGGTCGCCATCGCGCAGGCCATCGACAAGCACGACACGATCGGGCAGGACCTCGTCGGCATGGTCGTGGACGACATCGTCGTGGTCGGGGCGAAGCCGCTGTTCATGACGGACTACATCGCGTGCGGCAAGGTCTACCCCGAGCGCATCGCAGCGATCGTGAAGGGCATCGCGGACGGGTGCGCGGCGACGGGCACCGCCCTGGTCGGCGGCGAGACCGCCGAGCATCCGGGTCTTCTCGGACCGGCCGACTACGACGTCGCGGGAGCGGCGACGGGTGTCGTCGAGGCGGACCGGATGCTGGGCGCCGAGCGCGTCCGTCCCGGTGACGCGGTCATCGCGATCTCCTCGAGCGGCCTGCATTCCAACGGCTACTCGCTCGTGCGCCACATCGTCGCCGGCGCCGGTATCCAGTACGGCGACTTCGCCGTGGACTTCGGCGCGACCTGGGGCGAGGTGCTCCTCGAGCCCACCCGCCTCTACACGACCCCGATCCTCGCGCTCATCGACGCGCTGGGCGACGGGGTGCACTCCCTCAGCCATGTCACCGGCGGGGGCATCGCCGCCAACCTGGCGCGCGTCCTCCCGCGGGACGCATGGGTGGAGGTGGACCGCTCCACCTGGTCACCGCCACCGGTCTTCCAGGTGCTCGCCGACCTCGGCGGACTGGATCTGATGGCCACCGAGGGCACGTGGAACCTGGGGATCGGTTTCCTGGCCGTCGTCGCTTCGGACCGGACGGATGCGGTCGCTTCCGTCATGCGCGAGCACGGGATCGACGCCTGGCAGGTCGGCGTCGTCGGCTCCGGCACCGCGCCCGCGGGGGACTTCGAGCAGGGTGCCAAGGGCGTCGACGGCGGTGCCGTGCGGCTGGTCGGCACGTACGCCACACGAGGAGCGAAGTAACACCACATGTGCGGCATCGTCGGAATGGTCGGGCAGGGCCTGGTCAACCAGGACATCTATGACTCGCTGCTGCTGCTGCAGCACCGCGGACAGGACTCCACCGGCATCGCGACCGCGGAACGCAGCGGCGTCTTCCACATCGCGAAGGCCAAGGGACAGGTCCGGGAGGGTTTCCGTACCCGGGACATGCGCTCGCTGCTGGGCGAGATCGGTCTCGGCCACGTGCGGTACGCGACCAAGGGCACCGCTTCCAACGAGGAGGAGGCTCAGCCGTTCTACGTGAACGCGCCCTACGGCATCGTCCTGGTGCACAACGGGAATCTCACCAACACGCGTGAGCTCACCAGCGAGCTGTTCCACACCGACCGCCGGCACCTGAACACCAGTTCCGACACGGAACTGCTGGTCAACGTGCTGGCCAACGAACTGCAGCACGTGATCTCCGGTCCCGAACTGGATGCCGACCAGGTCTTCCAGTCCGTCACCCGCGTGCACGAGCGCGTCGAGGGGTCGTATGCGGCGATCGCCCTGATCGCCGGATACGGGCTGCTCGCCTTCCGTGATCCGTTCGGCATCCGTCCGCTGATCCTCGGCCGCCGGGTGGATGCCAACGGCACCGAGGAGTGGATCGTCGCGTCCGAGTCGCTGGTCCTCGAGAACGGTGGTTTCCAGGTGGTGCGGGACGTGCACCCCGGGGAGGCGATCTTCATCGACCTCGAGGGTCGTCTGCACTCCCGGCAGTGCGCCGCGGAGACGAGGCTCGCGCCGTGCTCGTTCGAATACGTGTACCTGGCCCGGCCCGACTCGATCATGAACGGGATCTCCGTGTACGAGGCGCGGCTGCGGATGGGGGAGCGACTGGCCGACACGATCGCCAAGCACACGCCGCGCGAGGCCATCGACGTCGTGATGCCCATCCCCGACTCCGCGCGGCCGGCGGCCATGCAGGTCGCCCGCAAGCTCGGGATCGAATACCGCGAGGGGTTCTACAAGAACCGCTACGTCGGCCGGACGTTCATCATGCCCGGGCAGGCGGTGCGC
The sequence above is a segment of the Microbacterium caowuchunii genome. Coding sequences within it:
- the purM gene encoding phosphoribosylformylglycinamidine cyclo-ligase, whose protein sequence is MAAPSHDPYAAAGVDTAAGDLAVELMKSAVRRTHGPEVLGGVGGFAGLFDASALLGYRRPLLASSTDGVGTKVAIAQAIDKHDTIGQDLVGMVVDDIVVVGAKPLFMTDYIACGKVYPERIAAIVKGIADGCAATGTALVGGETAEHPGLLGPADYDVAGAATGVVEADRMLGAERVRPGDAVIAISSSGLHSNGYSLVRHIVAGAGIQYGDFAVDFGATWGEVLLEPTRLYTTPILALIDALGDGVHSLSHVTGGGIAANLARVLPRDAWVEVDRSTWSPPPVFQVLADLGGLDLMATEGTWNLGIGFLAVVASDRTDAVASVMREHGIDAWQVGVVGSGTAPAGDFEQGAKGVDGGAVRLVGTYATRGAK
- the purF gene encoding amidophosphoribosyltransferase, encoding MCGIVGMVGQGLVNQDIYDSLLLLQHRGQDSTGIATAERSGVFHIAKAKGQVREGFRTRDMRSLLGEIGLGHVRYATKGTASNEEEAQPFYVNAPYGIVLVHNGNLTNTRELTSELFHTDRRHLNTSSDTELLVNVLANELQHVISGPELDADQVFQSVTRVHERVEGSYAAIALIAGYGLLAFRDPFGIRPLILGRRVDANGTEEWIVASESLVLENGGFQVVRDVHPGEAIFIDLEGRLHSRQCAAETRLAPCSFEYVYLARPDSIMNGISVYEARLRMGERLADTIAKHTPREAIDVVMPIPDSARPAAMQVARKLGIEYREGFYKNRYVGRTFIMPGQAVRKKSVRQKLNAMSSEFQGKNVLLIDDSIVRGTTSKEIIQMARDAGAKSVTFASAAPPVRYPHVYGINMPSRHELVAHGRTIPEIAEELGADYMVYQEVEDLKAAILEGSDIDDLDMSCFDGRYVTGTVSEEYLRWVEGSQVS
- a CDS encoding endonuclease domain-containing protein — protein: MSTSQVDRSSRMLAFVRTQGGVVRSGRLRELGFAVSAVTDAVACGELVRIRRRWVAVPDADPHLRAAAKSGVVVSCITQAARLGLWTFDEPVSHVAAPPHAGRILVADGTRVHRAIPLVPRHPDALDDPVENVLALVAACRPREAALVVFESALRMQMIDAEAFARLPLTATARSVLEAASPFSDSGLETLVVPRLRWLRLRIVPQAWIAGHRVDFLIGDRLVLQIDGGHHVGAQREADIRHDARLTLMGFHVLRVGYAQVVHDWPSVQHDIMRAVAQGLHRSR